From Sinorhizobium sp. B11:
GCCGGACTTTACTACATTGATACTCTTTGCCGCCGCAGCGTTGGTGCTCACTGCAACGCCCGGTCCCGATATGCTGCTGATTGCCTCGCGCAGTATCAGCCAGGGACGCACAGCCGGATTTCTGACCTATGCAGGCATTGCTCTCGGCACCTATTGTCACGCGCTCGCCGCAGCTTTCGGGCTCTCGCAGCTCCTCGTGGCCGTGCCCGTTGCCTACGAGGCGGTGCGTTGGGCCGGTTGCCTCTATCTGCTTTATCTCGCCTACAAGACGATCCGTTCCGAAAGCACCACCTTTGCGCCGGCCTCGACACTGAGGCGGCTGCCGGGACGGCGCATCTTCTTTGCCGGTCTTGCGACAAATCTGCTCAATCCGAAAATGGCACTCTTCGTCATCGCGCTCTTTCCGCAATTCGTGACTGCCGAGGGCGGTTCGATGGGTGTGCAGATTCTGGTACTCGCTAGCGTGCTGAACGGCATCGGCCTTGTCGTCAACGGCGCAGTCATCCTGCTCGGCAGTCAGATCCGCTCGCGTCTGGGCTCGATGCGCCGCTTCCCGAAGCTGCCGCAATATCTGCTGGCTGGCGTATTCACCGGCCTCGCCTGCCGCCTCGCATTGCAGACGAGAAACTGACCGCAGGGCGTGCCGGAAACAAAACCGGCTGCGAAATCGATGATCTCGCAGCCGGTTTGATTTTGACCTGTCGTCAGGCGAATGCTCAGCCTGCGAGTGCGGCCGCAACGGCCTCAAGCGCCTCGTCAGCCTTGGCACCATCTGGGCCGCCGGCCTGCGCCATGTCGGGACGGCCGCCGCCGCCCTTGCCGCCGAGAGCAGCAGAAGCGACGCGCACCAGATCGACAGCGCTGAAACGGCCGACGAGATCGGCCGTCACGGCCACGACGGCACTGGCCTTGCCATCGTCGGAAACACCGATCAGCGTCACGACGCCAGAGCCGATGCTTGCCTTGCCGTCATCAGCAAGCCCCTTGAGATCCTTCGGATCAACGCCGGCCACGGCCTTGCCGAGGAACTTGATGCCGGCGACCTCGCGCACGGCATCGGCAGACCCGCCCTGCCCGCCGCCCATGGCGAGCTTGCGCTTGGCATCGGCCAGTTCCTTTTCGAGCTTGCGGCGCTCATCCATCAGCGCCTCGACACGCGACAGCACTTCCGACGGCTGCACCTTCAGCGAGGCGGCCAGCGTCTTCACCCGATCGTCCTGTTCGGCGAGATATTCGCGGGCCGATTCACCGGTGACCGCTTCGATACGACGAACGCCGGCGCCGACGGCGCTTTCGCCGAGGATGCGCACGAGACCGATCTGGCCGGTTGCCGACACATGCGTGCCGCCACAGAGTTCGACCGAATAGGGCCTGTTGGCTTTGGCGCCATGCAGACCCGTCCCCATCGACACGACACGCACTTCATCGCCGTATTTTTCGCCGAAGAGCGCCATGGCGCCTTCTGCAATGGCATCGTCGACGCTCATCAGGCGGGTCGTGACCGGAGCATTCTGCAGCACGATCTGATTGGCCATCTCTTCGACGACCTTGAGTTCGTCAGCCGTCATCGGCTTCGGATGCGAAACGTCGAAGCGCAGGCGCTCGGGCGCGACCAGCGAACCCTTCTGGGCAACGTGCGTACCGAGCACTTCGCGCAGCGCCTCATGCAGGAGATGGGTTGCCGAGTGGTTGGCGCGCAGGCGCGAGCGGCGGGCGTGATCGACTGTCAGCGCGACAGGCTCGCCGGCCTTGACCACGCCTTCGATGACGGTGCCCAGATGCACGAACAGGCCTTCGCCCTTCTTCTGCGTATCCGAAATCTCGATCTTGCCGTGGTCGGAAGATATCACGCCGGTATCGCCCATCTGACCGCCGGACTCGCCGTAGAACGGTGTCTGGTTGACGACGATCTGCACCTTGTCGCCGGTCTTGGCTTCGGTCGCGACAGTACCGTCCTTGACGATCGCCTGCACGACGCCTTCGGCCGTCTCGGTGTCGTAACCGAGGAATTCGGTCGCGCCGTGCTTTTCCTTGAGTTCGAACCAGACGGTTTCGGTTGCCTTCTCGCCGGAACCTGCCCAGTGCGAGCGTGCCTCGGCCTTCTGGCGCTCCATCGCATCGGTGAAGCCCGAGATGTCGACGCCGATTTCGCGGGCGCGCAGCGCGTCCTGCGTCAGGTCGAGCGGGAAGCCGTAGGTGTCATAGAGCTTGAAGGCGGTCTCGCCATCGAGCATGTCGCCCTTGGAGAGATCGGCCGTTGCGTCCGACAGGAGCGACAGGCCGCGTTCCAGCGTCTTGCGGAAGCGGTTTTCCTCAAGCTTCAGCGTCTCGGAGATCAGCGCTTCTGCGCGCACCAGTTCCGGATAGGCGCGGCCCATCTCCTGCACCAGCGTCGGCAGCAGCCGGTACATCAGCGGCTCCTTGGCGCCGAGAAGCTGGGCATGGCGCATGGCGCGGCGCATGATACGGCGCAGCACATAGCCGCGGCCTTCATTCGACGGCAGCACGCCGTCGGCGATCAGGAAGGCGGACGAACGCAGGTGGTCGGCAATGACGCGGTGGCTGGCGCTGCCCTCGGCCTTGACGCCGACAGCGTCTTCGATCGTGCCGGTCAGCGTGCGGAACAGGTCTGTGTCGAAGACGCTCTGGACGCCCTGCAGAACGGCGGCCATACGCTCCAGGCCCATGCCGGTATCGATCGACGGGCGCGGCAGCGGGTTGCGAACGCCGGGCTCGGTTTGTTCGAACTGCATGAAGACGAGGTTCCAGAATTCCAGGAACCGGTCGCCATCTTCTTCCGGCGAACCGGGAGGGCCGCCCCAGACATTCTCGCCCTGGTCGATGAAGATTTCCGAGCACGGACCGCAGGGGCCGGTATCGCCCATCTGCCAGAAATTGTCAGAGGTCGGGATGCGGATGATCTTGTCGTCGGAGAAACCCGCGATCTTCTTCCAGAGCGTCGCAGCTTCCTCGTCCTCGGAATAGACGGTGACCAGCAGCCGGTTCTTCGGCAGGTCGAAGCCCTCGGTGACCAGCTTCCACGCAAGCTCGATCGCATTCTCCTTGAAATAATCGCCGAAGGAGAAGTTGCCGAGCATTTCGAAGAAGGTCAGGTGGCGTGCAGTATAGCCGACATTGTCGAGGTCGTTATGCTTGCCGCCGGCGCGCACGCATTTCTGCGAGGTCGTCGCCGTCGAATAGGGACGCTTTTCGAGACCGGTGAAGACATTCTTGAACTGCACCATGCCGGCATTGGTGAACATCAGCGTCGGGTCATTGCGCGGCACGAGCGGGCTCGATGGAACGATCTCGTGGCCGTTCTTCTTGAAGTAGTCGAGGAAGGTCGACCGGATATCGTTTACACCGCTCATTTCATGCCCTTCGATGCTGCCAGCAGGCAGGTAAAATTAAATCCATCGGCTTTTATCGTCCGACCTTGCCACTGTCCAGCAACAAACAAAACCGGCCGCATTCTCGTGAGGGAATGCGGCCGGTTCAAATTCGTTATGTGCTAGGCTGGATTACATGTCGCCATCGCCAGCATCATCGCCGGCATCCGGACCGCCATTCTGCAGGAAGCGGTCGGCGATCAGGCCGGCATTCTGGCGCAGCGCCGTTTCGATCTCGCGGGCGAGATCCGGATTGTCGCGCAGGAAGATCTTGGCGTTTTCGCGGCCCTGGCCGAGACGCTGGCTGTTATAGGAGAACCAGGCGCCCGACTTCTCGACGATGCCGGCCTTGACGCCGAGGTCGATCAGTTCGCCGGTCTTGGAAACGCCCTCGCCATACATGATGTCGAATTCGACCTGCTTGAAGGGAGGCGCCATCTTGTTCTTGACGACCTTGACGCGCGTCTGGTTGCCGATGACCTCTTCGCGTTCCTTGACCTGGCCGATACGGCGAATGTCGAGGCGGACGGAGGCATAGAACTTCAGCGCGTTGCCGCCTGTCGTCGTTTCCGGCGAACCGAACATGACGCCGATCTTCATGCGGATTTGGTTGATGAAGATCACCATCGTATTCGACTTGGAGATCGAAGCCGTCAGCTTGCGCAGCGCCTGGCTCATCAGGCGGGCCTGCATGCCCGGCAGGTTGTCGCCCATTTCGCCTTCGATTTCGGCGCGCGGCGTCAGCGCTGCCACGGAGTCGACGACGAGAACGTCGATCGCGCCGGAGCGCACCAGCGTATCGGTGATTTCGAGCGCCTGTTCGCCGGTGTCGGGCTGCGAGATCAGGAGGTTCTGCAGGTCGACGCCGAGCTTGCGGGCATAGACCGGATCGAGTGCATGTTCGGCATCGACGAAGGCGCAGATGCCGCCCTTCTTCTGCGCTTCGGCAATCGTCTGCAGGGCGAGCGTCGTCTTACCAGAGCTTTCCGGACCGTAGATCTCAATGATGCGACCCTTCGGCAGACCGCCGATGCCGAGGGCGATATCGAGGCTGAGCGAACCTGTGGAAACCGTTTCGATCTCGACGATGTTCTCGTTCGAGCCGAGTTTCATGATCGAGCCCTTGCCGAACGACCGCTCGATCTGTGAGAGTGCCGCTTCGAGCGCCTTGCTTTTGTCCACCGATTTGTCCTCTACGAGCCGCAATGAATTCTGAGACATTCGATCCACCTTTAGGTTATTGACGCTGCTCTAGCAATGTCGCCGCTGATGCGAAGTTTGTACCTGATTTGTTCTTATTTCGCAATGGGGTTGCAAATAATTGAAAGAAAAAGGTAAAACGGCCTGTGTTCTATTTTTGTTTTATCGATGCAAAGCAACGGCTTAATGTCCCGCAGGCACTGAATCCTGCCGCTTTGCGCCGCATTCGATTCGCTTTCGAGGTGCAGAAATGAGCGGCAAGATTCTTGTCCTCGGCGGCGCCCATATCGATCGTCGCGGCCGTATCGCCGGTGAGACGGCACCGGGCGCCAGCAACCCCGGCTCATGGTTCGAGGAGCCGGGCGGCGGCGGCTTCAACGCGGCCCGCAATCTTGCCCGTCTCGGATTCGACGTGACGATGATCTCCCCGCGCGGCGGCGATCCGATCGGCGAGATGGTGAGCGAGGCGGCCGACTTTGCCGGCATCAACGACCGTCCTTTCGTCTTCCTCGACCGCAAGACGCCGAGCTATACGGCTGTTATCGAGAAGGACGGCAATCTCGTCATCGCGCTCGCCGACATGGAACTCTACCGCTTCTTCGTGCCGCGCCGCCTGTCGATCCGCTGGGTGCGCGATGCCTTCGCCGCCACCGATTTCATCCTCTTCGATGCCAACCTACCGGAGGAAACCGCAGCCGCGATCGTTGCAAGGGCTAAGGCGCTCGGCAAGCCGGTCGCGGCAATTGCCATTTCACCGGCCAAGGTCGTGCGTCTCCTGCCCTGCCTCGGAGGCATCGACTATCTCTTCATGAATGAGGCCGAGGCTGCAGCCCTCACCGGCAAGCGGCCGGACGACGCTGCCGGCTGGCCGTCGTTGCTCGGTGACATCGGCATCGGCGGCGCGGTCGTCACCCGCGGCCAGCGCGAGCTTGTCGCCTTCAAGAACGGTCGCGCACTTCTCCTGCAGCCGCCGATTTCTGACAATGTGGCCGATGTCACAGGCGCGGGAGATTCGCTCGCAGCAGGCACACTGTCTGCCTTGATGCGCGGCCATCCGCTCGAAGAAGCGGTCCGCCATGGTGCGGCGGCAGCCGCCCTCACCGTCCAGTCGCGGCATGCGGTGAACGAAAATCTCGCGCCGAACCTTCTTCGCGACATGCTTTCGCTTGTCCCGGCCGCCAGAATTCTGCAATGAAGCGGCAACATCGATAAACGGATACGGATCATGACCAAACCTATCTCGCCCCTCCTGCCGATCTCCTATTCCAAGGAAGTCGCCGCCGCCAAGCAGCGCGGCGCACCGATCGTGGCGCTCGAATCGACCATCATCACCCACGGCATGCCCTACCCCGGCAATATCGAAATGGCGCGCAGCGTCGAAGCGATCATCCGCGACCAGGGCGCCGTTCCTGCCACCATCGCCGTGATCCACGGCACGCTGCATATCGGCCTGGAGACCGCCGAACTGGAACAGCTCGCCAAGGCCAAGGACGTGATGAAAGTATCGCGCGCCGATATCGCCTTCGCGATCGCCGAACGCCGCACGGGTGCAACGACTGTCGCTGCCACGATGATTGCCGCGGCACGCGCCGGCATCAAGGTCTTCGCGACCGGCGGCATCGGCGGCGTGCATCGCGGTGCCGAAGAAACCTTTGACATCTCCGCCGACTTGGAAGAACTGGCCCGCACCGGCGTCATCGTCGTCTGTGCCGGCGCCAAGGCGATCCTCGATATTCCGAAGACGCTGGAAGTGCTGGAGACCCGCGGCGTGCCCGTCGTCACCTATGAAAGCGATGAATTCCCGGCCTTCTGGTCGCGCTCCTCAGGCATCCGCAGCCCGCTGACCCTGAACAGCCCGGCAGCGATCGCCAATTTCCAGACGACGCGCGAACAGCTTGGTATCGACGGCGGCATGTTAATTGCCAATCCGGTACCGGAAGCCGACGAAATTGCCCGCGAGGAAATGGAAATCTATATCGAACGCGCCCTCGACAGCGCCGAGCGTGACGAGATCACCGGCAAGGCGGTGACGCCTTACCTGCTGAGCACGATCTTCGACCTGACGGATGGCCAGAGCCTGAAGACGAATATCGCGCTCGTGGAGAACAATGCGCGGCTGGCGGCAGAGATTGCCGTCGCACTCGGCGAATAACCAATCGTCCGCGGGGTTCGCCCCGCCAATATCACTGAGAAATTCAAGGGGCGCTCCAGCGCCCCTTTTTCGTATCAGCTGTCCAGCGTCTCTTTCACCGCCACAGCCAGTTGCTTCAGCGAGAATGGCTTCGGCAGGAAGCCGAACTTGGCTTCCGGCGGCAGGTTGCGGGCGAACGCATCCTCGGCGTAACCGGATACGAAAATGAACTTCAGATCCGGATAGTTCTTGCGCAGCTCGCGCAGCAGCGATGGTCCGTCCATCTCGGGCATCACCACGTCGGAGACGACGATATCCACCTTGCCTTCGAGCTCCTCCATGATCTCGAGGGCCTCGACGCCGGAGCCGGCCTCGTGGACCGTGTAGCCACGGGTCTCCAGCATGCGCTTGCCGCCGCGCCGCACCGCTTCCTCGTCCTCGACGAGCAGGATGACGGCGGAGCCCGTCAGGTCTTCGGGCTGCTTCGGCTGCACCAGTTCCACGACGTTCGCGCCACCCGCCGCAACCGCCTGATCGGCTGCCTCCGCCTCGGCGGCAACGGCCGGTTCGACGATATGGCGCGGCAGGAAGATGCGGAAGGTGGTGCCCTTGCCGACTTCCGATTCCGGCTGGATATAGCCGCCGGACTGCTTGACGATACCGTAGACCATGGCGAGGCCGAGACCGGTACCCTTGCCCACTTCCTTTGTCGTGAAGAAAGGCTCGAAGATCTTGTCCATGATCTCGGGCGCAATTCCGGTGCCGGTATCGGTCACTTCCACCAGCACCATGTCCTCATGCGGCATGTAGGAGTAGTTGAAGGCGGCGACTTCGGCGGCCGGCAGATTACGCGTGCGCAGCGTCAGCGTGCCGCCCTTCGGCATCGCATCGCGCGCATTGACACTGAGATTGATCAGCACCTGCTCGAACTGCGAGAGATCGGTTTTGACCGGCCAGAGATCGCGGCCATATTCGACGTCGAGCTTGACGTTCGTGCCTGAAATCAGCCGGTCGACCAGCATGCGAAGATCGCCGACGACATCGGTGAGGTTGAGCACCGTCGGCCGCATCGTCTGCTTGCGCGAGAAGGCGAGCAGCTGGCGCACGAGAACGGCCGCACGGTTGGCGTTGCGTTTGATCTCCATGAGATCGGCAAAGCTTGCATCGGCCGGCCGTGCCTGTAGGAGCAGATGGTCGGAGGAAAGCAGGATCGCCGTCAGCACATTGTTGAAGTCATGCGCGATACCGCCGGCGAGCGTGCCGACCGCATTCATCTTCTGCGTCTGCGCCATCTGCGCTTCGAGCGCCTTCTGCTCGGTCACTTCCACCGCATAGACGATGGCCGCCTCCTCGGGCGCCTCGTCGCTCTGGTCGATCACGGCATTCACGTAGAAGCGGAAGAAGCGTGCATCGTCGGTCGGCGTGCGGGAATCGATCGGGGCGATGTCGCCCTGCCGGTCCTTGGCGGCGGCAAGCGCTGCGGCAAGCTGCGGCCGGTCGCTCTCCTGCACGATCGTTTCCATCAGCGCGCCGCGCTCCAGATCGTCACGCGAGACGATATTGGAGAAGAGCTTCAGGAAAGGCGCATTGGTGCGCAGGATCTTGCCCTTGCCGTCGACGGAGGCAATCGCCATCGGCGTATTGTTGAAGAAGCGGGTGAAGCGCATGGCGGCTGCCGAGGCCGATTGCCCGTTCTCGCCATCCTTGTCGCGCGTGAGCACGATGGTGCGGCTTTCGCCCGGCGCCCCGTCGCGCATGGAAGTGACGCGGTGGATGATCTGCACCGGCAGGCTCTGGCCGTTCGATTTGCGCAGGTCAAGATCGAGCGTGACAGTCTTCTTCAGACCCGGTTCGGCTTGCACCGACTGGATCAGCGCCAGCCCCTCGCCGGCGACGAGATCGCCGATATTCATTGAGCCCGGCATGAACTTGGTGAGGTCGAGCCCCAGCCATTCGGCAAGCGTCGCATTGAGATAGAAGATTTCGCCCTTGCGCCCGGCGGAAAAGAAGCCCGACGGAGCGTGGTCGAGATAGTCGATCGCGTTCTGCAGCTCCTTGAAGAAGCGCTCCTGGTCCTCGCGCTCGGCGGTGATATCGGTGATCTGCCAGATCTGCAGCGGCTTGCCGTCGCCATCGTCAGGCTGCAGCAGACGGGCCTTGAGACGATACCAATGTGCGCCAGCGCTGCTTCCCGGTCCGACTGCGCGCAGCAGGCGGAATTCCTCGCGCCCCTCCCGGCCTTCACGCAAGCCGTTCACGAGGCGGTAGAGCGCCTCATTCGATTCGCGGTGGCGCGACAGCAGCGTTTCCAGCGTCTGCACCTCTGTTGCCTTGCGTGCGCCCGTCAGCGCCCCGTAGGCGGCGTTGGCGTAGACGATGCGGCCCTTCTCGTCTGTGATCAGCGAACCGTCCGGATGGCTGTTCAGGAAAGCGCGCGCCAGGCTGTCGGACTGGCGCTGCGGCATGACCTCGATGAAGCCGATAACGGAGGAAACGAGGAAGAAGATGCCGACCATGGCGAGAACGCCGAGACAGCCGAGTACCAGCTCGTTGCCGAGCGAATCTTTGAAGAAGACGAAGGCTGCCGCCGCCGCAATCAGCACGATCGCCAGCAGAATGATGCGTATCGCCGTGCCAGAACGCCCCCCACGATCCACAAGCGGCGCGTTATAGTCGTCGACCTGACGCGATTTCGTCATCTATTCCTCGCATAAGCCCCTCCTGCCGCGCTCGCTAACATCGCTGCGAAACAGGAATCAGGCACTCTTTCCTTCTTATCAACTTGCTGCGCCCGCAAAAACAGCAGGTTTCGTCAGACTGCTTGAATTCACAGGCAAACGCGCCAGTTTTCTTGCAAGCCCGCTGGTGTAACGGCGAGAGCTCGCCGGCCAAATAACTGCACAACACGAAATCACCTTCGCCGGTGACTGGACAGACCCGGCGGCTCTTGCCTAAGGAGCGGAAAAGTCGTCTGTTGTGCCATAATGCGAAATGGAGTGAGTGCCTATGTTCGATGATGTTGTAGGAGCTTACGGTAGCCGCTTCCTGCTTGCCGCTGGCGGCGTCGGTATTGCCCTCATCCTGCTCATCCTGGTTCTGTGGTTCCTGCGCAACCGCGCGCCCTCGCCCTTCGTTCGTGGCGGGCGCAACCGCCAGCCGCGTTTGCAGGTGCTCGATGCCGCCGCCGTCGATGCCCGCCGCCGCCTGGTGCTCGTGCGTCGCGACAATGTCGAACATCTCGTCATGATCGGCGGTCCGACCGATATCGTCATCGAAAGCCGCATCCTGCCGGAAACCGAAGCCGAAACCGGAAGTGATTTCCGCCCGCAGCCGGTCGAGGAGCGTTCGCTCGCTCCGGAGCGTGAGGT
This genomic window contains:
- a CDS encoding LysE family translocator; translation: MPDFTTLILFAAAALVLTATPGPDMLLIASRSISQGRTAGFLTYAGIALGTYCHALAAAFGLSQLLVAVPVAYEAVRWAGCLYLLYLAYKTIRSESTTFAPASTLRRLPGRRIFFAGLATNLLNPKMALFVIALFPQFVTAEGGSMGVQILVLASVLNGIGLVVNGAVILLGSQIRSRLGSMRRFPKLPQYLLAGVFTGLACRLALQTRN
- a CDS encoding carbohydrate kinase family protein; its protein translation is MSGKILVLGGAHIDRRGRIAGETAPGASNPGSWFEEPGGGGFNAARNLARLGFDVTMISPRGGDPIGEMVSEAADFAGINDRPFVFLDRKTPSYTAVIEKDGNLVIALADMELYRFFVPRRLSIRWVRDAFAATDFILFDANLPEETAAAIVARAKALGKPVAAIAISPAKVVRLLPCLGGIDYLFMNEAEAAALTGKRPDDAAGWPSLLGDIGIGGAVVTRGQRELVAFKNGRALLLQPPISDNVADVTGAGDSLAAGTLSALMRGHPLEEAVRHGAAAAALTVQSRHAVNENLAPNLLRDMLSLVPAARILQ
- a CDS encoding response regulator, with translation MTKSRQVDDYNAPLVDRGGRSGTAIRIILLAIVLIAAAAAFVFFKDSLGNELVLGCLGVLAMVGIFFLVSSVIGFIEVMPQRQSDSLARAFLNSHPDGSLITDEKGRIVYANAAYGALTGARKATEVQTLETLLSRHRESNEALYRLVNGLREGREGREEFRLLRAVGPGSSAGAHWYRLKARLLQPDDGDGKPLQIWQITDITAEREDQERFFKELQNAIDYLDHAPSGFFSAGRKGEIFYLNATLAEWLGLDLTKFMPGSMNIGDLVAGEGLALIQSVQAEPGLKKTVTLDLDLRKSNGQSLPVQIIHRVTSMRDGAPGESRTIVLTRDKDGENGQSASAAAMRFTRFFNNTPMAIASVDGKGKILRTNAPFLKLFSNIVSRDDLERGALMETIVQESDRPQLAAALAAAKDRQGDIAPIDSRTPTDDARFFRFYVNAVIDQSDEAPEEAAIVYAVEVTEQKALEAQMAQTQKMNAVGTLAGGIAHDFNNVLTAILLSSDHLLLQARPADASFADLMEIKRNANRAAVLVRQLLAFSRKQTMRPTVLNLTDVVGDLRMLVDRLISGTNVKLDVEYGRDLWPVKTDLSQFEQVLINLSVNARDAMPKGGTLTLRTRNLPAAEVAAFNYSYMPHEDMVLVEVTDTGTGIAPEIMDKIFEPFFTTKEVGKGTGLGLAMVYGIVKQSGGYIQPESEVGKGTTFRIFLPRHIVEPAVAAEAEAADQAVAAGGANVVELVQPKQPEDLTGSAVILLVEDEEAVRRGGKRMLETRGYTVHEAGSGVEALEIMEELEGKVDIVVSDVVMPEMDGPSLLRELRKNYPDLKFIFVSGYAEDAFARNLPPEAKFGFLPKPFSLKQLAVAVKETLDS
- the alaS gene encoding alanine--tRNA ligase, giving the protein MSGVNDIRSTFLDYFKKNGHEIVPSSPLVPRNDPTLMFTNAGMVQFKNVFTGLEKRPYSTATTSQKCVRAGGKHNDLDNVGYTARHLTFFEMLGNFSFGDYFKENAIELAWKLVTEGFDLPKNRLLVTVYSEDEEAATLWKKIAGFSDDKIIRIPTSDNFWQMGDTGPCGPCSEIFIDQGENVWGGPPGSPEEDGDRFLEFWNLVFMQFEQTEPGVRNPLPRPSIDTGMGLERMAAVLQGVQSVFDTDLFRTLTGTIEDAVGVKAEGSASHRVIADHLRSSAFLIADGVLPSNEGRGYVLRRIMRRAMRHAQLLGAKEPLMYRLLPTLVQEMGRAYPELVRAEALISETLKLEENRFRKTLERGLSLLSDATADLSKGDMLDGETAFKLYDTYGFPLDLTQDALRAREIGVDISGFTDAMERQKAEARSHWAGSGEKATETVWFELKEKHGATEFLGYDTETAEGVVQAIVKDGTVATEAKTGDKVQIVVNQTPFYGESGGQMGDTGVISSDHGKIEISDTQKKGEGLFVHLGTVIEGVVKAGEPVALTVDHARRSRLRANHSATHLLHEALREVLGTHVAQKGSLVAPERLRFDVSHPKPMTADELKVVEEMANQIVLQNAPVTTRLMSVDDAIAEGAMALFGEKYGDEVRVVSMGTGLHGAKANRPYSVELCGGTHVSATGQIGLVRILGESAVGAGVRRIEAVTGESAREYLAEQDDRVKTLAASLKVQPSEVLSRVEALMDERRKLEKELADAKRKLAMGGGQGGSADAVREVAGIKFLGKAVAGVDPKDLKGLADDGKASIGSGVVTLIGVSDDGKASAVVAVTADLVGRFSAVDLVRVASAALGGKGGGGRPDMAQAGGPDGAKADEALEAVAAALAG
- a CDS encoding pseudouridine-5'-phosphate glycosidase, yielding MTKPISPLLPISYSKEVAAAKQRGAPIVALESTIITHGMPYPGNIEMARSVEAIIRDQGAVPATIAVIHGTLHIGLETAELEQLAKAKDVMKVSRADIAFAIAERRTGATTVAATMIAAARAGIKVFATGGIGGVHRGAEETFDISADLEELARTGVIVVCAGAKAILDIPKTLEVLETRGVPVVTYESDEFPAFWSRSSGIRSPLTLNSPAAIANFQTTREQLGIDGGMLIANPVPEADEIAREEMEIYIERALDSAERDEITGKAVTPYLLSTIFDLTDGQSLKTNIALVENNARLAAEIAVALGE
- the recA gene encoding recombinase RecA, with product MSQNSLRLVEDKSVDKSKALEAALSQIERSFGKGSIMKLGSNENIVEIETVSTGSLSLDIALGIGGLPKGRIIEIYGPESSGKTTLALQTIAEAQKKGGICAFVDAEHALDPVYARKLGVDLQNLLISQPDTGEQALEITDTLVRSGAIDVLVVDSVAALTPRAEIEGEMGDNLPGMQARLMSQALRKLTASISKSNTMVIFINQIRMKIGVMFGSPETTTGGNALKFYASVRLDIRRIGQVKEREEVIGNQTRVKVVKNKMAPPFKQVEFDIMYGEGVSKTGELIDLGVKAGIVEKSGAWFSYNSQRLGQGRENAKIFLRDNPDLAREIETALRQNAGLIADRFLQNGGPDAGDDAGDGDM